Proteins encoded in a region of the Fibrobacter sp. UWB15 genome:
- the mnmA gene encoding tRNA 2-thiouridine(34) synthase MnmA, producing the protein MTKKRVAVGMSGGVDSSVAALLLLEQGYDVFGVTLRVLPPLANGANPYDPEKDESVLRARAVAKKLGIEHYVAVCDDAFTERVLKRCHGDFAGARTPNPCCYCNRYIKFGWMLDFALEHGADFLSTGHYVNVKEVGGVRRLFKGRDIAKDQSYFLFGVPDSAMARVMTPLGGMEKPEVRAMAAKHGFENASASDSQDICFDIYGDDYTAFLQDRFGPMTRAGRFVDESGKVWNTHDGFHKYTVGQRKGLGVALGVPAFVQSVNPETGDILVTADKSAVSASEVRIQNCQWHGVNPATGVAYAAGDTFECEGMVRYRQRPTHCMVKILEDGCALASFEQPQFAVTPGQCAVFYDGDMVLGGGWIVR; encoded by the coding sequence ATGACTAAGAAACGTGTAGCAGTCGGCATGAGCGGGGGCGTGGATTCGTCGGTGGCGGCACTCCTGCTCTTGGAGCAGGGTTACGACGTTTTCGGCGTGACGCTGCGAGTTTTGCCGCCTCTGGCGAATGGTGCGAACCCTTATGACCCCGAAAAGGACGAAAGCGTTTTACGCGCCCGTGCGGTCGCGAAGAAGCTTGGTATAGAGCATTATGTGGCAGTATGTGACGACGCATTCACGGAGCGGGTGCTTAAACGCTGTCACGGGGATTTTGCAGGGGCGCGTACCCCGAATCCTTGCTGCTACTGCAATCGCTACATCAAGTTCGGCTGGATGCTCGACTTTGCGCTTGAGCACGGCGCAGACTTCCTGTCTACAGGGCATTATGTGAACGTGAAGGAGGTCGGTGGCGTGCGAAGGCTCTTCAAGGGGCGCGATATTGCCAAGGACCAGAGCTATTTTTTGTTCGGTGTGCCCGATTCCGCCATGGCGCGCGTGATGACACCGCTCGGGGGTATGGAAAAGCCCGAGGTCCGCGCGATGGCGGCAAAGCATGGCTTTGAAAACGCGAGCGCAAGCGATAGTCAGGATATTTGCTTTGACATTTACGGCGATGATTATACCGCCTTCTTGCAAGACCGCTTTGGCCCGATGACACGCGCAGGTCGCTTTGTCGATGAAAGTGGCAAGGTGTGGAATACGCATGACGGCTTTCACAAGTACACGGTGGGGCAACGCAAGGGACTTGGCGTTGCGCTGGGTGTCCCTGCATTCGTGCAGAGCGTGAATCCCGAAACGGGCGATATTCTGGTGACCGCCGACAAGTCGGCCGTCTCGGCAAGCGAAGTGCGCATTCAGAACTGCCAGTGGCACGGGGTGAACCCTGCTACAGGTGTTGCCTACGCTGCGGGCGATACGTTTGAATGCGAGGGCATGGTACGTTACCGCCAGCGTCCGACCCATTGCATGGTCAAGATTCTAGAAGATGGCTGCGCACTCGCCAGCTTTGAACAGCCCCAGTTTGCAGTCACCCCTGGCCAGTGCGCCGTATTCTACGACGGCGATATGGTACTTGGCGGCGGCTGGATAGTTCGCTAG